Within the Taeniopygia guttata chromosome 1, bTaeGut7.mat, whole genome shotgun sequence genome, the region aaagacaaaatataaGAATGTAAATCATTCCTAAATCTAGAACACTGCTTATGTTTTTTAGTTTCAAACACGTAAGGAAAGATAGATTGAATTACCCCATTCTGTTTTATCAGAAATCTTTTCCATTAGTTTGCCTACAAATTCTCACCACTTTCTTATTCTGAACAGCATGTCCAATTTCAGCTTCGAATTTAGCAGAGTACAGTGATTTAGTTAGTGTGTCTTACCTATTCCTGTTTTCAAAGACCATTTTGTGATTGCTATTGACTGCCAAAGAAACCAGCATGGAAGGACTGCAGGGACTTACTTTCATCATCTGAATCGAATCCAAAGAGCGTCTGACACTTCTTTTGTGCAAGGTGAGCCTCAAGTGCTTCTGAATTACAGTAGATGGTCAAGCAGTTGCCACATCTAAATCTTTCTGTTGATTTGCTACAAATTTTGTCTTGTTCAGAGTAAGCATCTACTTCATCAGCCAAAATTTTTCTCCGTTTTGGCATGCTAATGTAACGTTCATCAAGGTAACTGGGAGGCAATGGTCTGACGTAGGGTTTTGTTAAGATGACACCATATGAAGTAGTCTCTGTTGTCTGATTTGGTTTAGAAGGTGCTTGTGAGGCTGCAGGAGCATTATTTTGTGGTGCATCGTGACAATTCTGTAAAACTGGTAACACTGACCCATTTTCTGTCCTTGTTTCACCTGCTACTCTGTCCAAAGGTACCTGGGCTGCCTTAGATGATGTCTGATCTGAGTCACTGTGCCCATTGACCAGTTGGTCACTAACAACATTACAGTTTTCGGGATTTGGCTGTAACACAGGTGTCTTTTGGTCTATCAAACTTAAAACTGGAGCACTACCCTCAGCTGAGCTTTCATTTCCATTGTGAATTACattatttgctttcttctccACACTTTGAATATATGTCTTTGGTTCTGCAGAATCCTTCCTTGACTTCCAGGTTGGAATTGGTAAATCTacagtttctttttcattaacAGATTCATCATCATCTTGGTAACTACAAAGTTCTGAAGGATCATCTGAAGAATCTTTTTCACTTGCATCTTCTGAACATTCTGgggttttatttaaataatgctGAGCCTCGTGTTCATACAGCAAAGGAAGCTCCTCAAATAGCTCACAGCAGTTTGAGAAATTGCACTGAGCTTTAAACACACTGTGACTTTTCGTATGTTCTGCAAGCTCAGTCGACAGCTTAAATCTCTGATTACAATTAAAGTGTAAACAAAAGTAAACATTTGGATACACATGTCTCTTCAGGTGGTCTATAAAATGATGGGAATCAGCGAATTTCCTCTGGCAGAATCGGCATTTTCCTTTATTCCATTTCATTATATGCTGCTGCACCTTCAGATCAGTTGGGTGAGTTTTTCTGGCGTGTTTGTTGAGgaatcttatttttttaaacactctAGCACAACCATTAGCAGGGCACTTAAAGATTCCTTCCTCGTCCGAAGCATCAATATCTTTTTGAGGGCAAAACACTCCATTCACTTTATGCAGAACGGGTGACTCTTTATTGGAGCTCTCCTCATCCTCAGGCAAACTCTCTGTACTTAAAGCATCAGGAACATTATTAAAGCAGCTGTCACTACTGTTTTCAGTAGCATCATCCTGGTCACTTAGATGGTTTTCCACTGCCTCCAAAACCTGTTCTGCAGTCTCAGCCTCCTCTTGGACCTGATCAGAACTCGGAGCTACTGCAGCTACTGTAGCCTCTGGTTCAGTATCTTTGGAACCctcagaattcccattttcaaGAGACACAGAAACACCTGAACATTGCACTTCATGAAGAACAGGAGCCTCCTGACCAGCCTCAAGAGCTGCAGCAAGATGTTGCCTTTCTATCTTCCTGACATGATTCCTTAAGTGCTTCAGCATGAGTCCTTTCTGCCTGAACTTCCTGGTGCAAAGCACACAGGAGAAGCTGCCCTTTTTTTGGTGAGCTTGTGCGTGTTTCACTATGTGATCCCCAAGGAACTCCTTGTTGCAGATCACACAACGGTGCCTTGGTTCAGTCTGATCCAACGTTTTGGATGCCTCAAGAGCTTGGTGGTTCTTTTTGGCATTCCCTTTGGAGCGGGTTCCAGAGCAGTTTCCAGGGTCAAGCTCCCCATTGCTGACATTTGTTAAACAGCCACGTTCCTCACCCAGAGCCCTGTACTCCgctgttttctctgtgtttgcagGAGAGTTTTCCAGTGTACTTTCACTCAAGCCATCCAAGGCTTTATCCCCCAACAAGGCTAAACAATTTTGCTTGATCATCAAGAAATTCCAGAACTCGGGATCAAAAAACAATCCTTTCTTCAAGATGGGCAACAGCTCGAACCGCACGCGGTTCTGAACAGAACTAGTGCACTCATTGTATTCTTCATCTGCACATTTGTACAAGTGCTCAACAGTGTAGTAAGATTCCAAGGTGCGCTCCAggaaaaagatggagagagCACAAATTCTGAGGATCTCCAAGTCATTTGGCAGAAAATAAGCGATTGCTTTATAAATAAGACTTTTCATGTTGGGATCTTCACGGAGGTCCAGCTGTAGGGCACATCCACATATCTCAACACAGATCTGAAGGCCATCTTCACCAACCTGCAGGAAGGAAATCACAGTGTACATCAACAATTCCCAAACATCCCACATATTTATATTAGTCTATTGCCAAGCAGGAAAGCATCCTGCTACTGAACTTCACCCAAGGGCATGAACACTTTTAAATATTGCTCAAGCAAGGTTATAAATACAGATACAAAAATGGTTTGCACTGAAAGCTGTACAGCTACAAAGCTTCAGCTCTGCTCCATGCAGCCCtgtaaagataattttttggggatatAAACCAGAACTGCAAGAGATCATAGCTGATCTATCAGTATCTTCTGCCTGCCTCTTCATTACCTAGGCTGCTTCACACTGTAATTGGACAGTTCATCTATATTTTAGCCGTTGTAACTTTTTTAGCTTGAATTACATGAAAACCATGGTAATATTGCTCACAGTTTTTTGAGCAACCCATGGCCAAAAAGTCTAAAAGGCTTCATTTTCCAAAATTGATGACCCATCCTTCCAATGAGAAGAATTCGTATTCCATACTTCCAGCTGGGGGCGTGGCATGAACATGGAACTCAGAGGAATGATCAGAAATACACTGTCCAACAGGCACCAGATTAAAGTCAAAAGAGGTacagaaaatttgaaataattaataCCCCCTGTATTTGGGTTTTAACAAATACAGACAATGCTCCATAAGTAGGAAATTCTTAAAATAACAAGACTATTAAGAAGCAGATAGAATTAGTAATACCACCACAAGCATTTTAGAATACATACCCTTGAACAGCAACAAATTAATGCAGTGAGATCtgacaaaataatttagaattCATTTAGGGCATAAAATATGAAGGAGCTCTGTTAAGCCAGGTCAAAGATAAATAGCAACATTTGCTGGGAAACAACTCTCAGGCCTGTGTGCAAAGCATTGCACATGACATCTTTTGCAGATGGGGCAGAACAAGACTGAGATACGAAGCATGAAATACAGAACAATTTTCTGAAGCAAAATAATGTTTGtattattttgccttttcctttatGTTATATTAAGCCATTTTTTCCAGATTTGATTACAATTGGTAAAGAGAGTCAGAATTTAACAAGGATGAAGGGTACATACAATTACACAGATCCTATTTCCTTAAGAGGTcaggctgaaaaaaaacccaaccaataAATCATTCACATTTATTCCACGGACTTATTCCTCAAACTtgctgcagaaacagaaaaactcaaatcagtttaaataaataaaccttaAAACCACACAAGCAATCATAATATTGAAGCCCATTCTGGAAGCTGgcaaaaattttaaagataataTTGTGTCCTTCCCTAACCCCTCTTTTTTAACTCGTCACCAAAAGTAGTCATTACACAATATAAACATCACTTCTTTTTACTTTAACTGGTTACCAAAAGAATGGTAGATGAGgtgaaaacaaacacaacttACTTCATCCTTAATGACTTTCATGAAAGGGAAAATTACTCTGACATTTGTAGCAATTCTTAGAAGCTGGTAGCACTGGTCCACAAATACTTGTTTGGATGGGTTAGATTTGAGCTGCAGTTTACTCCAAATGAAGATCAGGTCCCTATTAGGTAGAGAATAAAATATTCCAGTTACATTGAGTTTTAGAACTCTCTCACTAAGCACAATGCATTACTAAAGCAAATTATTTGCAAATTCTGTGATTAAAATCATATTTGAGGGTGTAATACTGACCTAATTAACACCACACCTGTACACAATGTGCACAATGGAAAATGCAACTTAATTACTTTGTTAAAACATTCAGGGTATCTCCTATCACCAACCAATTAAATATTCAACAAAACATTCATGTATTCAGCTCAGTTTCAGAGAAGTGCACAATAAAATCA harbors:
- the ZNF654 gene encoding zinc finger protein 654, which translates into the protein MAEDESDQESERLSEELEALAAPGLPAGLPALLRSQYYCRRFCQVVEDYAGRWQVPLPQLQVLQTALCCFTSACVSFPAECEHVQYVLSSLALSFFELLLFFGKDEFYEDPLKDILGSIQECQNLLNKYRNLNLELVTRIIRDGGPWEDPVLQAILKAKPVSQELVNKYLSSENPLFFELRARYLIACERIPEAMALIKSCINHPDISKDLYFHQALFTCLYMSPLEDQLFQEHLLRTDCKSGIEIICNTEKEGKTTLALQLCESFLVPQLQNGDMYCIWDLIFIWSKLQLKSNPSKQVFVDQCYQLLRIATNVRVIFPFMKVIKDEVGEDGLQICVEICGCALQLDLREDPNMKSLIYKAIAYFLPNDLEILRICALSIFFLERTLESYYTVEHLYKCADEEYNECTSSVQNRVRFELLPILKKGLFFDPEFWNFLMIKQNCLALLGDKALDGLSESTLENSPANTEKTAEYRALGEERGCLTNVSNGELDPGNCSGTRSKGNAKKNHQALEASKTLDQTEPRHRCVICNKEFLGDHIVKHAQAHQKKGSFSCVLCTRKFRQKGLMLKHLRNHVRKIERQHLAAALEAGQEAPVLHEVQCSGVSVSLENGNSEGSKDTEPEATVAAVAPSSDQVQEEAETAEQVLEAVENHLSDQDDATENSSDSCFNNVPDALSTESLPEDEESSNKESPVLHKVNGVFCPQKDIDASDEEGIFKCPANGCARVFKKIRFLNKHARKTHPTDLKVQQHIMKWNKGKCRFCQRKFADSHHFIDHLKRHVYPNVYFCLHFNCNQRFKLSTELAEHTKSHSVFKAQCNFSNCCELFEELPLLYEHEAQHYLNKTPECSEDASEKDSSDDPSELCSYQDDDESVNEKETVDLPIPTWKSRKDSAEPKTYIQSVEKKANNVIHNGNESSAEGSAPVLSLIDQKTPVLQPNPENCNVVSDQLVNGHSDSDQTSSKAAQVPLDRVAGETRTENGSVLPVLQNCHDAPQNNAPAASQAPSKPNQTTETTSYGVILTKPYVRPLPPSYLDERYISMPKRRKILADEVDAYSEQDKICSKSTERFRCGNCLTIYCNSEALEAHLAQKKCQTLFGFDSDDESA